A genomic window from Vigna radiata var. radiata cultivar VC1973A chromosome 2, Vradiata_ver6, whole genome shotgun sequence includes:
- the LOC106752647 gene encoding inactive protein RESTRICTED TEV MOVEMENT 2-like, with the protein MAFRQRTLTLRPNLSIRRVYETFQPCSEIKDLPEAYLLRLYLPGYAEDDIGAEFEYDYRRRVRVFGRRSLGDNRSIRFNIAYAVPMNCDVNKLKGVFQGEIFSIIMPKVTIPREVQDDIMKTCEALTLPKSDSVPQKGEEGVSQDAKNQREVSFESSEKRRVERKETKDESENGSASGKPPQKGKNEGVMDETSSIRRSKLGDIECKIGERKGKEKVEMNSKIGDVGSAERIRIKEVAATASQAVRSLIKGFNEEDKHLLLYTSVTVLVLALGVYTSYKLRSLAK; encoded by the exons ATGGCTTTCAGGCAGAGAACACTGACTCTTCGTCCTAACCTTTCTATTCGTCGCGTCTATGAAACTTTTCAGCCATGTTCAGAGATAAAAGATCTACCAGAAGCTTACCTTCTACGTCTTTATCTTCCTG GTTATGCAGAGGATGATATAGGTGCTGAATTTGAGTATGACTATAGAAGAAGAGTTAGGGTTTTTGGTAGACGATCACTTGGAGATAACAGATCAATCCGCTTCAACATTGCATATGCAGTTCCTATGAATTGTGACGTGAACAAGCTAAAGGGTGTGTTCCAAGGAGAAATTTTTAGCATTATAATGCCAAAGGTAACCATACCAAGGGAAGTGCAAGATGACATAATGAAAACCTGTGAGGCTTTAACTTTACCAAAAAGTGATTCTGTGCCTCAAAAGGGTGAAGAAGGAgtttcacaagatgccaagaaTCAAAGagaagtgagttttgaaagcagTGAAAAGAGAAGGGttgaaaggaaagaaacaaaggaTGAAAGTGAGAATGGTTCTGCATCAGGAAAACCACCCcagaaaggaaaaaatgaagGTGTCATGGATGAGACAAGTTCCATCAGAAGGAGTAAGCTTGGTGATATTGAATGTAAAATTGGTGAGAGAAAGGGCAAAGAAAAAGTGGAAATGAATAGTAAAATTGGTGATGTTGGATCAGCAGAAAGGATTAGGATAAAGGAGGTGGCTGCTACTGCTTCACAAGCTGTGAGAAGTTTGATAAAAGGGTTCAATGAAGAAGATAAGCATCTGCTACTGTATACTAGTGTAACGGTTCTAGTGTTGGCTCTAGGGGTTTATACCTCTTACAAGCTTCGTTCTTTAGCTAAATAA